One part of the Eptesicus fuscus isolate TK198812 chromosome 20, DD_ASM_mEF_20220401, whole genome shotgun sequence genome encodes these proteins:
- the SOCS7 gene encoding suppressor of cytokine signaling 7 isoform X2 — protein sequence MQGAELRDGEAAAAAAASYRVLSRLLGYGEAAPEPGPPPPPPGHGPPPPSFLARPGARGSRPPQLMVFRNVGRPPEEEDAEAAPEPGPSELLCPRHRCALDPKALPPGLALERTWGPAAGLEAQLAALGLRQPVGPGVKTVGGCCPCPCPPQPPPPQPQPPAATPQAGEDPTETSDALLVLEGLESEAESLETNSCSEEELSSPGRGGGGGRLLLQPPGPELQPPPVPFPLQDLVPPGRWSRGEQQQPPPPPPPPPGPLRPLTGPSLKGSLKIRLSRLFRTKSCHGGSGGGAGAGKRPAGELAASAASLTDVGGSAGREPDAGRKPRLTRTQSAFSPVSFSPLFTGETVSLVDVDISQRGLASPHPPTPPPPPRRSLSLLDAFPRIAPIRTAESLHSQPPQHLQCPLYRPDASSFAASLRELEKCGWYWGPMNWEDAEMKLKGKPDGSFLVRDSSDPRYILSLSFRSQGITHHTRMEHYRGTFSLWCHPKFEDRCQSVVEFIKRAIMHSKNGKFLYFLRSRVPGLPPTPVQLLYPVSRFSNVKSLQHLCRFRIRQLVRIDHIPDLPLPKPLISYIRKFYYYDPQEEVYLSLKEAQLISKQKQEVEPST from the exons atGCAGGGGGCCGAACTCCGGGAtggcgaggcggcggcggcggcggccgcttCGTACCGAGTCCTGAGCCGCCTGCTCGGCTATGGAGAGGCGGCCCCCGAGCCAGGccctccgccgccgcccccgggccATGGCCCCCCGCCGCCATCCTTCCTCGCGCGGCCCGGTGCGCGGGGCTCCCGGCCGCCGCAGCTGATGGTGTTCCGCAACGTGGGTCGGCCGCCGGAGGAGGAGGACGCGGAGGCAGCCCCGGAGCCAGGACCCTCGGAACTGCTGTGTCCCCGGCACCGGTGCGCCCTGGACCCCAAGGCCCTGCCCCCGGGGCTGGCGCTCGAGCGGACCTGGGGCCCGGCGGCTGGACTGGAGGCGCAGCTGGCAgctctggggctcaggcagccggTGGGGCCGGGGGTCAAGACGGTTGGCGGTTGCTGCCCGTGCCCGTGCCCCCCGCAGCCGCCCCCTCCGCAGCCCCAGCCGCCTGCTGCCACCCCGCAGGCCGGGGAGGACCCCACGGAAACAAGCGACGCGCTGCTGGTCCTGGAGGGCTTGGAGTCGGAGGCCGAGAGCCTGGAGACCAACAGCTGCTCGGAAGAGGAGCTCAGCAGCCCGGGCCGCGGAGGAGGAGGTGGCCGGCTTCTGCTGCAGCCCCCGGGCCCTGAGTTACAACCACCCCCGGTGCCCTTTCCGCTGCAGGACCTGGTCCCTCCGGGGCGCTGGAGTAgaggggagcagcagcagccgccgccgccgcccccgccccctcccgggccCCTCCGGCCGCTCACAGGCCCTTCTCTGAAGGGCTCCCTCAAAATCCGCCTCAGTCGCCTCTTTCGCACCAAGAGCTGCCACGGCGGCTCCGGtggcggggctggggccggcaAGAGGCCTGCGGGAGAGCTGGCTGCTTCCGCCGCGAGCCTGACCGACGTGGGAGGCTCTGCCGGCCGGGAGCCGGACGCCGGGAG GAAACCCAGGTTGACAAGAACTCAAAGTGCCTTTTCTCCGGTCTCCTTCAGCCCCCTGTTCACAG GTGAAACAGTATCGCTTGTGGATGTGGACATCTCTCAGCGGGGCCTGGCCTCTCCACACCCTCcaactccccctcctcctccgagAAGAAGCCTCAGCCTCCTAG ATGCATTTCCGCGGATTGCTCCTATCCGAACAGCTGAATCCCTGCACAGCCAGCCCCCCCAACACCTCCAGTGTCCCCTCTACCGACCCGACGCGAGCAGCTTTGCAGCCAGCCTTCGAGAGTTGGAGAAG TGTGGTTGGTATTGGGGACCAATGAATTGGGAAGATGCAGAGATGAAGCTGAAAGGGAAACCAGATGGTTCTTTCCTGGTACGAGACAGCTCTGATCCTCGTTAtatcctgagcctcagttttcgaTCACAGGGTATCACCCACCACACTAGAATGGAGCACTACAGAG GAACCTTCAGCCTATGGTGTCATCCCAAGTTTGAGGATCGCTGTCAGTCAGTGGTGGAGTTCATTAAGAGAGCCATAATGCACTCCAAGAATGGGAAGTTTCTCTATTTCTTGAGATCCAGGGTTCCAG GACTGCCACCAACTCCAGTCCAGCTGCTCTATCCAGTGTCCCGATTCAGCAATGTCAAATCCCTGCAGCACCTTTGCAGATTCCGAATCCGACAGCTCGTCCGGATAGATCACATCCCGGATCTCCCACTGCCTAA ACCTCTGATCTCTTATATCCGAAAGTTCTACTACTATGATCCTCAGGAAGAGGTATACCTGTCTCTAAAGGAAGCGCAGCTTATTTCCAAACAGAAGCAAGAGGTGGAACCGTCCACGTAG
- the SOCS7 gene encoding suppressor of cytokine signaling 7 isoform X1, whose product MQGAELRDGEAAAAAAASYRVLSRLLGYGEAAPEPGPPPPPPGHGPPPPSFLARPGARGSRPPQLMVFRNVGRPPEEEDAEAAPEPGPSELLCPRHRCALDPKALPPGLALERTWGPAAGLEAQLAALGLRQPVGPGVKTVGGCCPCPCPPQPPPPQPQPPAATPQAGEDPTETSDALLVLEGLESEAESLETNSCSEEELSSPGRGGGGGRLLLQPPGPELQPPPVPFPLQDLVPPGRWSRGEQQQPPPPPPPPPGPLRPLTGPSLKGSLKIRLSRLFRTKSCHGGSGGGAGAGKRPAGELAASAASLTDVGGSAGREPDAGRKPRLTRTQSAFSPVSFSPLFTGETVSLVDVDISQRGLASPHPPTPPPPPRRSLSLLDDISGTLPTSVLVAPMGSSLQSFPLPPPPPPHAPDAFPRIAPIRTAESLHSQPPQHLQCPLYRPDASSFAASLRELEKCGWYWGPMNWEDAEMKLKGKPDGSFLVRDSSDPRYILSLSFRSQGITHHTRMEHYRGTFSLWCHPKFEDRCQSVVEFIKRAIMHSKNGKFLYFLRSRVPGLPPTPVQLLYPVSRFSNVKSLQHLCRFRIRQLVRIDHIPDLPLPKPLISYIRKFYYYDPQEEVYLSLKEAQLISKQKQEVEPST is encoded by the exons atGCAGGGGGCCGAACTCCGGGAtggcgaggcggcggcggcggcggccgcttCGTACCGAGTCCTGAGCCGCCTGCTCGGCTATGGAGAGGCGGCCCCCGAGCCAGGccctccgccgccgcccccgggccATGGCCCCCCGCCGCCATCCTTCCTCGCGCGGCCCGGTGCGCGGGGCTCCCGGCCGCCGCAGCTGATGGTGTTCCGCAACGTGGGTCGGCCGCCGGAGGAGGAGGACGCGGAGGCAGCCCCGGAGCCAGGACCCTCGGAACTGCTGTGTCCCCGGCACCGGTGCGCCCTGGACCCCAAGGCCCTGCCCCCGGGGCTGGCGCTCGAGCGGACCTGGGGCCCGGCGGCTGGACTGGAGGCGCAGCTGGCAgctctggggctcaggcagccggTGGGGCCGGGGGTCAAGACGGTTGGCGGTTGCTGCCCGTGCCCGTGCCCCCCGCAGCCGCCCCCTCCGCAGCCCCAGCCGCCTGCTGCCACCCCGCAGGCCGGGGAGGACCCCACGGAAACAAGCGACGCGCTGCTGGTCCTGGAGGGCTTGGAGTCGGAGGCCGAGAGCCTGGAGACCAACAGCTGCTCGGAAGAGGAGCTCAGCAGCCCGGGCCGCGGAGGAGGAGGTGGCCGGCTTCTGCTGCAGCCCCCGGGCCCTGAGTTACAACCACCCCCGGTGCCCTTTCCGCTGCAGGACCTGGTCCCTCCGGGGCGCTGGAGTAgaggggagcagcagcagccgccgccgccgcccccgccccctcccgggccCCTCCGGCCGCTCACAGGCCCTTCTCTGAAGGGCTCCCTCAAAATCCGCCTCAGTCGCCTCTTTCGCACCAAGAGCTGCCACGGCGGCTCCGGtggcggggctggggccggcaAGAGGCCTGCGGGAGAGCTGGCTGCTTCCGCCGCGAGCCTGACCGACGTGGGAGGCTCTGCCGGCCGGGAGCCGGACGCCGGGAG GAAACCCAGGTTGACAAGAACTCAAAGTGCCTTTTCTCCGGTCTCCTTCAGCCCCCTGTTCACAG GTGAAACAGTATCGCTTGTGGATGTGGACATCTCTCAGCGGGGCCTGGCCTCTCCACACCCTCcaactccccctcctcctccgagAAGAAGCCTCAGCCTCCTAG ATGATATCAGTGGGACGCTGCCTACATCTGTCCTTGTGGCTCCGATGGGGTCTTCCCTGCAGTCTTTCCCCCTACCTCCGCCTcctccaccccatgccccag ATGCATTTCCGCGGATTGCTCCTATCCGAACAGCTGAATCCCTGCACAGCCAGCCCCCCCAACACCTCCAGTGTCCCCTCTACCGACCCGACGCGAGCAGCTTTGCAGCCAGCCTTCGAGAGTTGGAGAAG TGTGGTTGGTATTGGGGACCAATGAATTGGGAAGATGCAGAGATGAAGCTGAAAGGGAAACCAGATGGTTCTTTCCTGGTACGAGACAGCTCTGATCCTCGTTAtatcctgagcctcagttttcgaTCACAGGGTATCACCCACCACACTAGAATGGAGCACTACAGAG GAACCTTCAGCCTATGGTGTCATCCCAAGTTTGAGGATCGCTGTCAGTCAGTGGTGGAGTTCATTAAGAGAGCCATAATGCACTCCAAGAATGGGAAGTTTCTCTATTTCTTGAGATCCAGGGTTCCAG GACTGCCACCAACTCCAGTCCAGCTGCTCTATCCAGTGTCCCGATTCAGCAATGTCAAATCCCTGCAGCACCTTTGCAGATTCCGAATCCGACAGCTCGTCCGGATAGATCACATCCCGGATCTCCCACTGCCTAA ACCTCTGATCTCTTATATCCGAAAGTTCTACTACTATGATCCTCAGGAAGAGGTATACCTGTCTCTAAAGGAAGCGCAGCTTATTTCCAAACAGAAGCAAGAGGTGGAACCGTCCACGTAG